A single genomic interval of candidate division WOR-3 bacterium harbors:
- a CDS encoding O-antigen ligase family protein, whose amino-acid sequence MDLQPKNQNLLTAEIRLNFLSFILFLILQAFFLVISFYYDLRYFLLPLLFFLFLSFLILDKNRLKIFLIFTIFFASLLMKPTSRRWVLLRLEEIPFLVLLFLTFLAFERKEKYRLQTKKDYLLLGFLLWTCFSFFYGIFLGNSLYQAIDDFLLVFFYAFYFLVLIYFQEEKWQKILMVSIIIISVLVSLQYVVPFLLTFHIKRYATDQQHLFNIGYPLLVSYIIFGEKEKYKILAGLSLIPMTLAVIISLTRALWITIPFSVFIILIIYLGQQKKLKQFFSVFFVFLIIFLIIYFLFTKKVDFRKFIKVREHAFVSLKTDLSLLERILSARHLINQFKKNPIFGVGLGKTYPGVIPWKKKLKFSWMDCLFINLLWKFGIIGLILFLGVYYYFLKNIIKILKKPKNNFQKWVSIGMLSVFISLAILSIESGFLLIYRFNLVLASLLAIFNLWALQN is encoded by the coding sequence ATGGATTTACAACCAAAAAACCAAAATCTTTTAACAGCGGAGATTAGATTAAACTTCCTTTCTTTTATTTTGTTTTTGATCCTTCAAGCCTTTTTTTTAGTTATTTCTTTTTACTATGATTTACGTTATTTTTTACTTCCCCTATTGTTTTTTCTTTTTTTATCCTTTTTAATTTTAGATAAAAACCGTTTAAAAATTTTTTTAATTTTTACTATCTTTTTTGCATCACTCTTGATGAAACCAACTTCTCGCAGATGGGTACTCTTAAGATTAGAAGAAATTCCATTTCTTGTACTTCTTTTTTTGACTTTCTTAGCCTTTGAAAGAAAAGAAAAATATCGTTTACAAACAAAAAAGGATTATTTATTATTAGGTTTTCTTTTGTGGACCTGTTTTTCTTTCTTTTACGGAATTTTTTTAGGCAACTCTTTGTATCAAGCAATTGATGATTTTCTTTTAGTATTTTTTTATGCTTTTTATTTCTTAGTATTAATTTATTTTCAAGAAGAAAAATGGCAAAAAATTTTAATGGTTTCAATTATTATTATTTCTGTTTTGGTGTCTTTACAATATGTAGTTCCTTTTTTACTTACTTTTCATATTAAAAGATATGCTACTGACCAACAGCATCTTTTTAATATTGGTTATCCTTTATTAGTTTCCTATATTATCTTTGGTGAGAAAGAAAAATATAAAATTCTTGCAGGTTTATCATTAATCCCAATGACTCTAGCGGTGATAATCTCGCTTACCCGGGCTTTATGGATAACAATTCCCTTTTCAGTTTTTATAATTTTAATAATCTATTTGGGACAACAAAAAAAATTAAAACAATTTTTTAGTGTTTTTTTTGTCTTTTTGATAATATTTCTTATTATTTATTTTTTATTTACGAAAAAAGTAGATTTCAGAAAATTTATAAAAGTAAGAGAACATGCTTTTGTCAGTTTGAAAACCGATCTTTCTCTTTTAGAAAGAATTCTTTCTGCTAGGCATTTAATTAATCAATTTAAAAAAAACCCAATTTTTGGTGTTGGTTTAGGAAAGACTTATCCCGGTGTAATTCCTTGGAAAAAAAAGTTGAAATTTTCTTGGATGGATTGTTTATTTATTAATTTGTTATGGAAATTTGGAATAATTGGTTTGATACTATTTTTAGGTGTTTACTATTATTTTTTAAAAAATATTATTAAAATTTTAAAAAAACCTAAGAATAATTTTCAGAAATGGGTTAGTATAGGAATGTTATCGGTTTTTATTTCCTTAGCAATATTAAGTATTGAATCAGGATTTTTATTGATTTATCGATTTAATTTAGTTTTAGCATCTTTATTAGCAATTTTCAATTTGTGGGCACTT